In one window of Nerophis ophidion isolate RoL-2023_Sa linkage group LG05, RoL_Noph_v1.0, whole genome shotgun sequence DNA:
- the ints6l gene encoding integrator complex subunit 6 isoform X2, translating to MPILVFLLDTSASMNQRTYLGTTYLDIAKGAVEVFMKLRARDPASRGDRYMLVTFDEPPYGVKAGWKENHATFMCELKNLQASGLTTLGHALRTAFDLLNLNRLVSGIDNYGQGRNPFFLEPSVIITITDGNKLTHSSGVPDELHLPLNSPLAGSELTKEPFRWDQRLFALVLRLPGAATADNEQLGSVPTDESAITQMCEVTGGRSYCVRTQRMLNQCLESLVQKVQSGVVINFEKTGPDPPIVGEENSESSRSVSSFSPHLWHSCHKLIYVRPNPKTGVPVGHWPIPESFWPDQNSPTLPPRTAHPVVRFSCVDCEPMVIDKLPFDKYELEPSPLTQYILERKSPHMCWQVFVNSSGKQNDLGQPFGYLKASTTLTCVNLFVMPYNYPVLLPLLDDLFKVHKLKPNLKWRQAFEMYLKTMPPYFLLPLKKALRMMGAPNLIGDSMDCGLSYSVISYLKKLSQQAKIESERLIVSVGKKAPPETGIRVKNHSSSLSLAHRRDFKQLLQGITGEVPLRMVDINVKEFAGFQIALLNKDVKPQAYRNAYDIPRRNLLDQLTRMRSNLLRTSQKLIRGQDEDYLHSIPVAQMGNYQEYLKMMPSPLREIDPDQPKRLHTFGNPFKQDKKGMMIDEADEFVAGPQNKKRTNSGDSNSGATLKRRRSMSPLLRRPQTPPVGTNHIVIGKSPAGIQGQQNVPKVLPAQHKGVDGNVADIESNGDGPPGPGSGEKWPNEIDVVAETRLEGKIVAAVDHGEDENMGEETPVVEDGEEDQPLEERYNCERLSPQSQIESIDSEPAVLETIFIPPLDGSQAELRTRVIKEVRKPGRNMEAILGLLQQVKGPVNVQRYFIQHAIKEASSSYIPVCQRLRRHSRRDQCIN from the exons ATGCCTATTTTAGTTTTTCTGTTAGACACGTCCGCCTCTATGAATCAGCGCACTTATTTGGGTACGACGTATCTGGACATTGCTAAAGGCGCGGTTGAGGTCTTTATGAAG CTGCGTGCCCGAGACCCGGCTAGTAGAGGCGACAGGTACATGCTAGTTACATTCGATGAGCCACCATACGGAGTGAAG GCAGGCTGGAAGGAGAATCACGCCACCTTCATGTGTGAGCTGAAGAACCTGCAAGCGTCCGGGTTGACCACTTTAGGCCACGCTCTCCGCACAGCGTTCGACCTGCTTAACCTCAACCGCCTTGTCTCAGGCATAGACAATTACGGACAG GGGCGTAACCCTTTCTTCCTTGAGCCATCTGTGATCATCACAATCACTGATGGCAACAAACTCACACACAGCTCAGGGGTCCCAGACGAG CTCCACCTGCCTCTAAACTCGCCTCTGGCTGGGAGCGAGCTGACCAAAGAGCCCTTCCGCTGGGATCAGAGACTGTTTGCACTGGTGCTTCGCCTCCCAGGAGCAGCAACGGCAGACAACGAGCAGCTCGGTAGCGTTCCCACTGATGAGTCTGCCATCACCCAAATGTGTGAAGTCACAGGAG GGCGCTCATACTGCGTGCGAACGCAGAGAATGCTGAACCAGTGTCTGGAGTCTCTAGTCCAAAAAGTTCAAAGTGGTGTAGTTATTAATTTTGAGAAAACTGGGCCAGATCCGCCTATTGTAGGCGAAG AGAACTCTGAGTCTAGTCGTTCTGTGTCGTCCTTCAGCCCACACTTGTGGCACAGCTGCCACAAACTCATCTATGTGCGTCCAAATCCAAAGACAGGGGTTCCAGTTGGGCACTGGCCCATCCCAGAGTCCTTCTGGCCGGACCAGAACTCTCCTACGCTG CCGCCCCGGACTGCTCATCCTGTGGTGCGTTTCTCCTGTGTGGACTGCGAGCCCATGGTGATAGACAAGCTTCCGTTTGACAAATATGAACTGGAGCCTTCCCCTCTCACTCAGTACATTCTGGAAAGGAAGTCTCCACACATGTGCTGGCAG GTGTTTGTTAACAGCAGCGGGAAGCAGAATGACCTGGGCCAACCCTTTGGTTACCTTAAAGCCAGCACCACTCTCACATGTGTCAACCTCTTTGTCATGCCTTACAATTACCCCGTGCTCCTCCCACTCCTCG ATGACTTGTTCAAAGTGCACAAACTAAAACCAAACCTTAAGTGGCGACAAGCCTTTGAGATGTACCTGAAGACCATGCCTCCGTACTTCCTTTTA CCTTTAAAAAAGGCCCTGAGAATGATGGGTGCACCTAATTTAATCGGAGACAGCATGGACTGTGGTCTGAGTTACAGCGTCATCTCCTATCTGAAGAAGCTCAGCCAGCAG GCAAAGATAGAGTCGGAGCGATTAATTGTGTCTGTGGGAAAGAAGGCTCCCCCGGAAACTGGCATAAGGGTGAAGAACCACTCCAGCTCGCTGTCTCTGGCCCACAGGCGAGACTTTAAACAGCTACTTCAGGGAATCACTGGGGAGGTTCCGCTTCGCATGGTGGACATAAATGTCAAAGAATTTGCAGGCTTCCAGATCGCCCTGCTCAACAAG GACGTAAAACCTCAAGCATACCGAAATGCCTACGACATCCCAAGGCGGAACCTTTTAGATCAGCTTACTCGAATGCGCTCTAACCTACTGAGGACATCACAAAAACTAATCAGAGGGCAAGATGAAG ATTACCTGCACAGTATTCCAGTGGCTCAGATGGGAAACTACCAGGAGTACCTGAAGATGATGCCGTCTCCTCTGAGAGAGATCGACCCAGATCAACCTAAACGTTTGCACACGTTTGGGAACCCTTTCAAGCAGGATAAGAAG GGAATGATGATCGATGAGGCTGATGAGTTTGTGGCAGGCCCTCAAAACAAGAAAAGGACAAATTCTGGTGATTCCAATTCTGGTGCCACGCTGAAGAGAAGGCGGAGCATGTCACCATTACTACGGCGACCCCAGACTCCACCTGTCGGTACCAACCACATTGTGATTGGAAAGAGTCCTGCCGGGATTCAAGGGCAACAGAATGTGCCAAAGGTGCTACCAGCACAGCACAAAG GAGTGGATGGCAATGTGGCAGACATCGAGAGTAATGGTGATGGACCTCCTGGGCCGGGATCAGGGGAAAAATGGCCCAATGAGATAGACGTTGTAGCAGAGACACGCCTGGAGGGGAAAATAGTAGCAGCAGTAGATCATGGGGAGGACGAAAACATGGGCGAGGAGACACCTGTGGTCGAAGATGGTGAAGAAGACCAGCCGCTAGAGGAGCGATACAACTGTGAACGTCTGAGTCCACAGAGCCAGATAGAGAGCATAGACTCTGAACCGGCTGTGCTGGAAACTATCTTCATACCCCCACTAGATGGCAGTCAGGCAGAGCTGAGGACAAGAGTCATCAAGGAGGTCCGCAAACCTGGAAGAA ACATGGAGGCAATACTAGGACTACTGCAGCAGGTGAAAGGACCGGTAAATGTCCAACGCTACTTCATCCAACATGCCATCAAAGAGGCCTCCAG CTCATACATCCCGGTCTGCCAGAGACTAAGAAGACATAGCAGAAGGGATCAGTGTATTAACTGA
- the ints6l gene encoding integrator complex subunit 6 isoform X3, translated as MAGWKENHATFMCELKNLQASGLTTLGHALRTAFDLLNLNRLVSGIDNYGQGRNPFFLEPSVIITITDGNKLTHSSGVPDELHLPLNSPLAGSELTKEPFRWDQRLFALVLRLPGAATADNEQLGSVPTDESAITQMCEVTGGRSYCVRTQRMLNQCLESLVQKVQSGVVINFEKTGPDPPIVGEENSESSRSVSSFSPHLWHSCHKLIYVRPNPKTGVPVGHWPIPESFWPDQNSPTLPPRTAHPVVRFSCVDCEPMVIDKLPFDKYELEPSPLTQYILERKSPHMCWQVFVNSSGKQNDLGQPFGYLKASTTLTCVNLFVMPYNYPVLLPLLDDLFKVHKLKPNLKWRQAFEMYLKTMPPYFLLPLKKALRMMGAPNLIGDSMDCGLSYSVISYLKKLSQQAKIESERLIVSVGKKAPPETGIRVKNHSSSLSLAHRRDFKQLLQGITGEVPLRMVDINVKEFAGFQIALLNKDVKPQAYRNAYDIPRRNLLDQLTRMRSNLLRTSQKLIRGQDEDYLHSIPVAQMGNYQEYLKMMPSPLREIDPDQPKRLHTFGNPFKQDKKGMMIDEADEFVAGPQNKKRTNSGDSNSGATLKRRRSMSPLLRRPQTPPVGTNHIVIGKSPAGIQGQQNVPKVLPAQHKGVDGNVADIESNGDGPPGPGSGEKWPNEIDVVAETRLEGKIVAAVDHGEDENMGEETPVVEDGEEDQPLEERYNCERLSPQSQIESIDSEPAVLETIFIPPLDGSQAELRTRVIKEVRKPGRNMEAILGLLQQVKGPVNVQRYFIQHAIKEASRFKKRVLIQQLELTLLELDEKHGAPSQLPDDPGS; from the exons GCAGGCTGGAAGGAGAATCACGCCACCTTCATGTGTGAGCTGAAGAACCTGCAAGCGTCCGGGTTGACCACTTTAGGCCACGCTCTCCGCACAGCGTTCGACCTGCTTAACCTCAACCGCCTTGTCTCAGGCATAGACAATTACGGACAG GGGCGTAACCCTTTCTTCCTTGAGCCATCTGTGATCATCACAATCACTGATGGCAACAAACTCACACACAGCTCAGGGGTCCCAGACGAG CTCCACCTGCCTCTAAACTCGCCTCTGGCTGGGAGCGAGCTGACCAAAGAGCCCTTCCGCTGGGATCAGAGACTGTTTGCACTGGTGCTTCGCCTCCCAGGAGCAGCAACGGCAGACAACGAGCAGCTCGGTAGCGTTCCCACTGATGAGTCTGCCATCACCCAAATGTGTGAAGTCACAGGAG GGCGCTCATACTGCGTGCGAACGCAGAGAATGCTGAACCAGTGTCTGGAGTCTCTAGTCCAAAAAGTTCAAAGTGGTGTAGTTATTAATTTTGAGAAAACTGGGCCAGATCCGCCTATTGTAGGCGAAG AGAACTCTGAGTCTAGTCGTTCTGTGTCGTCCTTCAGCCCACACTTGTGGCACAGCTGCCACAAACTCATCTATGTGCGTCCAAATCCAAAGACAGGGGTTCCAGTTGGGCACTGGCCCATCCCAGAGTCCTTCTGGCCGGACCAGAACTCTCCTACGCTG CCGCCCCGGACTGCTCATCCTGTGGTGCGTTTCTCCTGTGTGGACTGCGAGCCCATGGTGATAGACAAGCTTCCGTTTGACAAATATGAACTGGAGCCTTCCCCTCTCACTCAGTACATTCTGGAAAGGAAGTCTCCACACATGTGCTGGCAG GTGTTTGTTAACAGCAGCGGGAAGCAGAATGACCTGGGCCAACCCTTTGGTTACCTTAAAGCCAGCACCACTCTCACATGTGTCAACCTCTTTGTCATGCCTTACAATTACCCCGTGCTCCTCCCACTCCTCG ATGACTTGTTCAAAGTGCACAAACTAAAACCAAACCTTAAGTGGCGACAAGCCTTTGAGATGTACCTGAAGACCATGCCTCCGTACTTCCTTTTA CCTTTAAAAAAGGCCCTGAGAATGATGGGTGCACCTAATTTAATCGGAGACAGCATGGACTGTGGTCTGAGTTACAGCGTCATCTCCTATCTGAAGAAGCTCAGCCAGCAG GCAAAGATAGAGTCGGAGCGATTAATTGTGTCTGTGGGAAAGAAGGCTCCCCCGGAAACTGGCATAAGGGTGAAGAACCACTCCAGCTCGCTGTCTCTGGCCCACAGGCGAGACTTTAAACAGCTACTTCAGGGAATCACTGGGGAGGTTCCGCTTCGCATGGTGGACATAAATGTCAAAGAATTTGCAGGCTTCCAGATCGCCCTGCTCAACAAG GACGTAAAACCTCAAGCATACCGAAATGCCTACGACATCCCAAGGCGGAACCTTTTAGATCAGCTTACTCGAATGCGCTCTAACCTACTGAGGACATCACAAAAACTAATCAGAGGGCAAGATGAAG ATTACCTGCACAGTATTCCAGTGGCTCAGATGGGAAACTACCAGGAGTACCTGAAGATGATGCCGTCTCCTCTGAGAGAGATCGACCCAGATCAACCTAAACGTTTGCACACGTTTGGGAACCCTTTCAAGCAGGATAAGAAG GGAATGATGATCGATGAGGCTGATGAGTTTGTGGCAGGCCCTCAAAACAAGAAAAGGACAAATTCTGGTGATTCCAATTCTGGTGCCACGCTGAAGAGAAGGCGGAGCATGTCACCATTACTACGGCGACCCCAGACTCCACCTGTCGGTACCAACCACATTGTGATTGGAAAGAGTCCTGCCGGGATTCAAGGGCAACAGAATGTGCCAAAGGTGCTACCAGCACAGCACAAAG GAGTGGATGGCAATGTGGCAGACATCGAGAGTAATGGTGATGGACCTCCTGGGCCGGGATCAGGGGAAAAATGGCCCAATGAGATAGACGTTGTAGCAGAGACACGCCTGGAGGGGAAAATAGTAGCAGCAGTAGATCATGGGGAGGACGAAAACATGGGCGAGGAGACACCTGTGGTCGAAGATGGTGAAGAAGACCAGCCGCTAGAGGAGCGATACAACTGTGAACGTCTGAGTCCACAGAGCCAGATAGAGAGCATAGACTCTGAACCGGCTGTGCTGGAAACTATCTTCATACCCCCACTAGATGGCAGTCAGGCAGAGCTGAGGACAAGAGTCATCAAGGAGGTCCGCAAACCTGGAAGAA ACATGGAGGCAATACTAGGACTACTGCAGCAGGTGAAAGGACCGGTAAATGTCCAACGCTACTTCATCCAACATGCCATCAAAGAGGCCTCCAG
- the ints6l gene encoding integrator complex subunit 6 isoform X4: MPILVFLLDTSASMNQRTYLGTTYLDIAKGAVEVFMKLRARDPASRGDRYMLVTFDEPPYGVKAGWKENHATFMCELKNLQASGLTTLGHALRTAFDLLNLNRLVSGIDNYGQGRNPFFLEPSVIITITDGNKLTHSSGVPDELHLPLNSPLAGSELTKEPFRWDQRLFALVLRLPGAATADNEQLGSVPTDESAITQMCEVTGGRSYCVRTQRMLNQCLESLVQKVQSGVVINFEKTGPDPPIVGEENSESSRSVSSFSPHLWHSCHKLIYVRPNPKTGVPVGHWPIPESFWPDQNSPTLPPRTAHPVVRFSCVDCEPMVIDKLPFDKYELEPSPLTQYILERKSPHMCWQVFVNSSGKQNDLGQPFGYLKASTTLTCVNLFVMPYNYPVLLPLLDDLFKVHKLKPNLKWRQAFEMYLKTMPPYFLLPLKKALRMMGAPNLIGDSMDCGLSYSVISYLKKLSQQAKIESERLIVSVGKKAPPETGIRVKNHSSSLSLAHRRDFKQLLQGITGEVPLRMVDINVKEFAGFQIALLNKDVKPQAYRNAYDIPRRNLLDQLTRMRSNLLRTSQKLIRGQDEDYLHSIPVAQMGNYQEYLKMMPSPLREIDPDQPKRLHTFGNPFKQDKKGMMIDEADEFVAGPQNKKRTNSGDSNSGATLKRRRSMSPLLRRPQTPPVGTNHIVIGKSPAGIQGQQNVPKVLPAQHKGVDGNVADIESNGDGPPGPGSGEKWPNEIDVVAETRLEGKIVAAVDHGEDENMGEETPVVEDGEEDQPLEERYNCERLSPQSQIESIDSEPAVLETIFIPPLDGSQAELRTRVIKEVRKPGRRSRVS, from the exons ATGCCTATTTTAGTTTTTCTGTTAGACACGTCCGCCTCTATGAATCAGCGCACTTATTTGGGTACGACGTATCTGGACATTGCTAAAGGCGCGGTTGAGGTCTTTATGAAG CTGCGTGCCCGAGACCCGGCTAGTAGAGGCGACAGGTACATGCTAGTTACATTCGATGAGCCACCATACGGAGTGAAG GCAGGCTGGAAGGAGAATCACGCCACCTTCATGTGTGAGCTGAAGAACCTGCAAGCGTCCGGGTTGACCACTTTAGGCCACGCTCTCCGCACAGCGTTCGACCTGCTTAACCTCAACCGCCTTGTCTCAGGCATAGACAATTACGGACAG GGGCGTAACCCTTTCTTCCTTGAGCCATCTGTGATCATCACAATCACTGATGGCAACAAACTCACACACAGCTCAGGGGTCCCAGACGAG CTCCACCTGCCTCTAAACTCGCCTCTGGCTGGGAGCGAGCTGACCAAAGAGCCCTTCCGCTGGGATCAGAGACTGTTTGCACTGGTGCTTCGCCTCCCAGGAGCAGCAACGGCAGACAACGAGCAGCTCGGTAGCGTTCCCACTGATGAGTCTGCCATCACCCAAATGTGTGAAGTCACAGGAG GGCGCTCATACTGCGTGCGAACGCAGAGAATGCTGAACCAGTGTCTGGAGTCTCTAGTCCAAAAAGTTCAAAGTGGTGTAGTTATTAATTTTGAGAAAACTGGGCCAGATCCGCCTATTGTAGGCGAAG AGAACTCTGAGTCTAGTCGTTCTGTGTCGTCCTTCAGCCCACACTTGTGGCACAGCTGCCACAAACTCATCTATGTGCGTCCAAATCCAAAGACAGGGGTTCCAGTTGGGCACTGGCCCATCCCAGAGTCCTTCTGGCCGGACCAGAACTCTCCTACGCTG CCGCCCCGGACTGCTCATCCTGTGGTGCGTTTCTCCTGTGTGGACTGCGAGCCCATGGTGATAGACAAGCTTCCGTTTGACAAATATGAACTGGAGCCTTCCCCTCTCACTCAGTACATTCTGGAAAGGAAGTCTCCACACATGTGCTGGCAG GTGTTTGTTAACAGCAGCGGGAAGCAGAATGACCTGGGCCAACCCTTTGGTTACCTTAAAGCCAGCACCACTCTCACATGTGTCAACCTCTTTGTCATGCCTTACAATTACCCCGTGCTCCTCCCACTCCTCG ATGACTTGTTCAAAGTGCACAAACTAAAACCAAACCTTAAGTGGCGACAAGCCTTTGAGATGTACCTGAAGACCATGCCTCCGTACTTCCTTTTA CCTTTAAAAAAGGCCCTGAGAATGATGGGTGCACCTAATTTAATCGGAGACAGCATGGACTGTGGTCTGAGTTACAGCGTCATCTCCTATCTGAAGAAGCTCAGCCAGCAG GCAAAGATAGAGTCGGAGCGATTAATTGTGTCTGTGGGAAAGAAGGCTCCCCCGGAAACTGGCATAAGGGTGAAGAACCACTCCAGCTCGCTGTCTCTGGCCCACAGGCGAGACTTTAAACAGCTACTTCAGGGAATCACTGGGGAGGTTCCGCTTCGCATGGTGGACATAAATGTCAAAGAATTTGCAGGCTTCCAGATCGCCCTGCTCAACAAG GACGTAAAACCTCAAGCATACCGAAATGCCTACGACATCCCAAGGCGGAACCTTTTAGATCAGCTTACTCGAATGCGCTCTAACCTACTGAGGACATCACAAAAACTAATCAGAGGGCAAGATGAAG ATTACCTGCACAGTATTCCAGTGGCTCAGATGGGAAACTACCAGGAGTACCTGAAGATGATGCCGTCTCCTCTGAGAGAGATCGACCCAGATCAACCTAAACGTTTGCACACGTTTGGGAACCCTTTCAAGCAGGATAAGAAG GGAATGATGATCGATGAGGCTGATGAGTTTGTGGCAGGCCCTCAAAACAAGAAAAGGACAAATTCTGGTGATTCCAATTCTGGTGCCACGCTGAAGAGAAGGCGGAGCATGTCACCATTACTACGGCGACCCCAGACTCCACCTGTCGGTACCAACCACATTGTGATTGGAAAGAGTCCTGCCGGGATTCAAGGGCAACAGAATGTGCCAAAGGTGCTACCAGCACAGCACAAAG GAGTGGATGGCAATGTGGCAGACATCGAGAGTAATGGTGATGGACCTCCTGGGCCGGGATCAGGGGAAAAATGGCCCAATGAGATAGACGTTGTAGCAGAGACACGCCTGGAGGGGAAAATAGTAGCAGCAGTAGATCATGGGGAGGACGAAAACATGGGCGAGGAGACACCTGTGGTCGAAGATGGTGAAGAAGACCAGCCGCTAGAGGAGCGATACAACTGTGAACGTCTGAGTCCACAGAGCCAGATAGAGAGCATAGACTCTGAACCGGCTGTGCTGGAAACTATCTTCATACCCCCACTAGATGGCAGTCAGGCAGAGCTGAGGACAAGAGTCATCAAGGAGGTCCGCAAACCTGGAAGAA GATCGCGGGTCAGCTGA
- the ints6l gene encoding integrator complex subunit 6 isoform X1: MPILVFLLDTSASMNQRTYLGTTYLDIAKGAVEVFMKLRARDPASRGDRYMLVTFDEPPYGVKAGWKENHATFMCELKNLQASGLTTLGHALRTAFDLLNLNRLVSGIDNYGQGRNPFFLEPSVIITITDGNKLTHSSGVPDELHLPLNSPLAGSELTKEPFRWDQRLFALVLRLPGAATADNEQLGSVPTDESAITQMCEVTGGRSYCVRTQRMLNQCLESLVQKVQSGVVINFEKTGPDPPIVGEENSESSRSVSSFSPHLWHSCHKLIYVRPNPKTGVPVGHWPIPESFWPDQNSPTLPPRTAHPVVRFSCVDCEPMVIDKLPFDKYELEPSPLTQYILERKSPHMCWQVFVNSSGKQNDLGQPFGYLKASTTLTCVNLFVMPYNYPVLLPLLDDLFKVHKLKPNLKWRQAFEMYLKTMPPYFLLPLKKALRMMGAPNLIGDSMDCGLSYSVISYLKKLSQQAKIESERLIVSVGKKAPPETGIRVKNHSSSLSLAHRRDFKQLLQGITGEVPLRMVDINVKEFAGFQIALLNKDVKPQAYRNAYDIPRRNLLDQLTRMRSNLLRTSQKLIRGQDEDYLHSIPVAQMGNYQEYLKMMPSPLREIDPDQPKRLHTFGNPFKQDKKGMMIDEADEFVAGPQNKKRTNSGDSNSGATLKRRRSMSPLLRRPQTPPVGTNHIVIGKSPAGIQGQQNVPKVLPAQHKGVDGNVADIESNGDGPPGPGSGEKWPNEIDVVAETRLEGKIVAAVDHGEDENMGEETPVVEDGEEDQPLEERYNCERLSPQSQIESIDSEPAVLETIFIPPLDGSQAELRTRVIKEVRKPGRNMEAILGLLQQVKGPVNVQRYFIQHAIKEASRFKKRVLIQQLELTLLELDEKHGAPSQLPDDPGS; this comes from the exons ATGCCTATTTTAGTTTTTCTGTTAGACACGTCCGCCTCTATGAATCAGCGCACTTATTTGGGTACGACGTATCTGGACATTGCTAAAGGCGCGGTTGAGGTCTTTATGAAG CTGCGTGCCCGAGACCCGGCTAGTAGAGGCGACAGGTACATGCTAGTTACATTCGATGAGCCACCATACGGAGTGAAG GCAGGCTGGAAGGAGAATCACGCCACCTTCATGTGTGAGCTGAAGAACCTGCAAGCGTCCGGGTTGACCACTTTAGGCCACGCTCTCCGCACAGCGTTCGACCTGCTTAACCTCAACCGCCTTGTCTCAGGCATAGACAATTACGGACAG GGGCGTAACCCTTTCTTCCTTGAGCCATCTGTGATCATCACAATCACTGATGGCAACAAACTCACACACAGCTCAGGGGTCCCAGACGAG CTCCACCTGCCTCTAAACTCGCCTCTGGCTGGGAGCGAGCTGACCAAAGAGCCCTTCCGCTGGGATCAGAGACTGTTTGCACTGGTGCTTCGCCTCCCAGGAGCAGCAACGGCAGACAACGAGCAGCTCGGTAGCGTTCCCACTGATGAGTCTGCCATCACCCAAATGTGTGAAGTCACAGGAG GGCGCTCATACTGCGTGCGAACGCAGAGAATGCTGAACCAGTGTCTGGAGTCTCTAGTCCAAAAAGTTCAAAGTGGTGTAGTTATTAATTTTGAGAAAACTGGGCCAGATCCGCCTATTGTAGGCGAAG AGAACTCTGAGTCTAGTCGTTCTGTGTCGTCCTTCAGCCCACACTTGTGGCACAGCTGCCACAAACTCATCTATGTGCGTCCAAATCCAAAGACAGGGGTTCCAGTTGGGCACTGGCCCATCCCAGAGTCCTTCTGGCCGGACCAGAACTCTCCTACGCTG CCGCCCCGGACTGCTCATCCTGTGGTGCGTTTCTCCTGTGTGGACTGCGAGCCCATGGTGATAGACAAGCTTCCGTTTGACAAATATGAACTGGAGCCTTCCCCTCTCACTCAGTACATTCTGGAAAGGAAGTCTCCACACATGTGCTGGCAG GTGTTTGTTAACAGCAGCGGGAAGCAGAATGACCTGGGCCAACCCTTTGGTTACCTTAAAGCCAGCACCACTCTCACATGTGTCAACCTCTTTGTCATGCCTTACAATTACCCCGTGCTCCTCCCACTCCTCG ATGACTTGTTCAAAGTGCACAAACTAAAACCAAACCTTAAGTGGCGACAAGCCTTTGAGATGTACCTGAAGACCATGCCTCCGTACTTCCTTTTA CCTTTAAAAAAGGCCCTGAGAATGATGGGTGCACCTAATTTAATCGGAGACAGCATGGACTGTGGTCTGAGTTACAGCGTCATCTCCTATCTGAAGAAGCTCAGCCAGCAG GCAAAGATAGAGTCGGAGCGATTAATTGTGTCTGTGGGAAAGAAGGCTCCCCCGGAAACTGGCATAAGGGTGAAGAACCACTCCAGCTCGCTGTCTCTGGCCCACAGGCGAGACTTTAAACAGCTACTTCAGGGAATCACTGGGGAGGTTCCGCTTCGCATGGTGGACATAAATGTCAAAGAATTTGCAGGCTTCCAGATCGCCCTGCTCAACAAG GACGTAAAACCTCAAGCATACCGAAATGCCTACGACATCCCAAGGCGGAACCTTTTAGATCAGCTTACTCGAATGCGCTCTAACCTACTGAGGACATCACAAAAACTAATCAGAGGGCAAGATGAAG ATTACCTGCACAGTATTCCAGTGGCTCAGATGGGAAACTACCAGGAGTACCTGAAGATGATGCCGTCTCCTCTGAGAGAGATCGACCCAGATCAACCTAAACGTTTGCACACGTTTGGGAACCCTTTCAAGCAGGATAAGAAG GGAATGATGATCGATGAGGCTGATGAGTTTGTGGCAGGCCCTCAAAACAAGAAAAGGACAAATTCTGGTGATTCCAATTCTGGTGCCACGCTGAAGAGAAGGCGGAGCATGTCACCATTACTACGGCGACCCCAGACTCCACCTGTCGGTACCAACCACATTGTGATTGGAAAGAGTCCTGCCGGGATTCAAGGGCAACAGAATGTGCCAAAGGTGCTACCAGCACAGCACAAAG GAGTGGATGGCAATGTGGCAGACATCGAGAGTAATGGTGATGGACCTCCTGGGCCGGGATCAGGGGAAAAATGGCCCAATGAGATAGACGTTGTAGCAGAGACACGCCTGGAGGGGAAAATAGTAGCAGCAGTAGATCATGGGGAGGACGAAAACATGGGCGAGGAGACACCTGTGGTCGAAGATGGTGAAGAAGACCAGCCGCTAGAGGAGCGATACAACTGTGAACGTCTGAGTCCACAGAGCCAGATAGAGAGCATAGACTCTGAACCGGCTGTGCTGGAAACTATCTTCATACCCCCACTAGATGGCAGTCAGGCAGAGCTGAGGACAAGAGTCATCAAGGAGGTCCGCAAACCTGGAAGAA ACATGGAGGCAATACTAGGACTACTGCAGCAGGTGAAAGGACCGGTAAATGTCCAACGCTACTTCATCCAACATGCCATCAAAGAGGCCTCCAG